A region of the Clupea harengus chromosome 7, Ch_v2.0.2, whole genome shotgun sequence genome:
CGACATATAGTTTTATATCAGTCGGAATACTATTTCAAAAGTATATGTAATTAGTATAAGATGGAAGCATCAAGGAAGCAAAGTAGTTACTTTTGGGATCACATTGAAATGTATGCCAAATTTTGTCTAACGCAAATTAGGACTATTGTGTTTTCACATTTAGCCCCCAAAACAGTGTAGTACTCTCCTTAAGTTTCATTTCAATCTCAAttgcaaagttttttttatggTGTAGTAGTACATCAAGTTAGTTTTTAATTGTGTAGTAGTATATCGAGTGGTTTTTGTTCAACGATTTTTTTGCCATTTCATTTAGAATCGAAAGGGTCTCTCAAGCAGCTATTTAACTTCCACGCGCGTTATTTTGACGATTTTCCACAACCCCGTTCATTCTCTCGATTCCACTGCATACAAAATGGGACGGTCACTCCCACACTCTTTTCCAGTCAATTGCTTCAGAAGCATTGAAGGAAGGTTTGTTCTACTCTGACTGGCTGTTGCCTTTAACTTGTCACTTCTGGCATTTAGAAAATTTTTAATGTGATTCTGACACTGGTCCAGTAGATGGCGTACTGAGGATATAAATCATCCGTTcgtacaaaaaaaaatggagaagcCACCCGTGTGAAGTAAGCGATAATAAGCACTTCCCGAATTTTTCTGAAAGAGCGTCCTGGTCTAATTTAAGAAGGCTGTTTTCGGTTTTTCTATTGTTTATAAATCTCAAATTGGTGTTTacattgtgctgtgtgtatttaATAATCAGTGACCCATATATCTGACGACCTGTTTAATTTTGTCTGTATATGAGTTTACACGAGTGAGTCTACAACAGGTCCcctcatattttatttttgtttgaaaGGATTCCACATAAGCATATAATCAGCCTCCGCATCAGACGCctctgaattaaaaaaaaagaagttaatatactatactacttttattttgacaaatgcTTCCGGTAGCACCCATATTCCTCAAATTACCGTTGTCACTGATTCACGTAGATATTCATTGTCAGGTAGGAGTCGCAGAAGTATTACCTTCTCATTTGTAACGAGTATGTTGTGAAACACCTTTGTCTAGCATTGTCAGGGCTACTCCCCTTCAGAGAGTAATTTGGGCAATATTTTCTGGATATCGTTGAGGTCATGTGTAGTTGTTGTCTGTTTGGCTAAAGCTACTTGGATAACGAGTACGATAGCGAAGTTATCTACCTTAATTGTAAATTACAAACTAACCTACTAAGCTAGCTTGTGGTAGGTAACTTAATTAACGTTATAGCCCACTATTGATGGTTATGTTATTGGTTTGTTATGCGGCGGCAATCAGCTCATCATTCTTGTTTTAGGCTTATTAAAATTCTACTCCCAGATCTAAACTAAGCTACTAGAGGTTTGTCTTGAAATCTGGCCGTGTTATCTGTGCCAAACCTTTTTTTACTAGACTGTCTGTTATGATCTGATTGCAGAATGGCTGTCCAAGAAGGGGAGTGTTCATGTTGCTCCCATCAACAGGCAGTGCCCAGCACACACCAAACTTTAGAAGAGATGGACTTTGAAAGAGGTGGATAACGTTTGGCATGTAATGCTGACTCCTGCTATATGTCTGAGTGTAATTCCTATGTAAACCCATAATGAATTCCACAGGAATTTGGTCTGCTGCTTTAGATGGAGATTTGGTCCGTGTCAAGTCATTCCTCAAGAAGGGAACCAATCCTAATATGAAGGATAACGCAGGCTATACTGCTTTGGTAGGTTATCAGTGTCTAGCCTACAATGATAGGCTACCCTATTTAATACCTTGCTAAGGAATAGTCTTGTTGTGTAAGTCTTTCTGTCTCAGAAAGGTGAGTTTACCATAAAAACTCAAGTTAAATTCAAAAAGATGTTTTCTTGTATTATCTCAGCACTATGCAAGTCGAGGAGGGCATGAGTCCGTTTGCGAGCTGCTCCTGGGTAACGGGGCGTGTCCGAGTCCACAGACACGAGGCGGTGCCACGCCGCTCCACCGGGCAGCCTACTGTGGGCACCTGGCCGTGGCGAGGCTCCTGCTTAAGTTCAACGCTGATCCACAGAAATGCGACGACGACGGCTCCAGTCCTTTACACAAGGCAAGGTGGCTCTGTGATCATACTGACGTTCAGCGCAACGCATGCTGCTTCTAATAAAACcatctacttgtgtgtgtgtgtgtgtgtgtgtgtgtgtaggctgctgAACAAGGCCATGTGGAGGTCTGCAAGCTGCTGCTGAAGCATTGTCCTGCCTTACAGACACAAAGGGACAAGAAGTCACGCGCACCCCAGCATCTTGTGCCAGCAAATAGCCCACTGCAACAGCTCCTTTATAACACACAAAATGATGGGACTCCCTCTGACTTGAGCAGTGACACGTCCTGCCACATGCCACAGATAGATCAGTCACCATAATGGAACCGTCATGAAATGTATCTGAGGGGCAGACTTAAGGTGTTAAAATGAGCTGTGCTTCTCAAGCCAAACCATCAAACCAATCTTAAGAAAAGTACTGacatatgtatttgtatgctgTTCTTGCAAAACATATGTTTCACTGacgtaaatatatataaaaaaaaacaggcaagaTGGAAAAGTAGGCCTGGTTTGGTTTAAATAGGCTTTAAGCATCTGCATAAAGTATTGTTTAATCCATTACCCATTTATTGATGGTGAGGCTGTTTTCTCCAATGTCCTACAGAGGGCGGTCTTCCCTCAGATGTTGCGAGGACAGATGGAGCATGTGGTCTTTGAGAGTGAAACGTCTGCAGGAATCTGCAGAGTCTGGGGGTGCAGACTGAATAACCATGGAAGCAGACACTCAGCTGGCGCTATCAGGACATGTCGTGCCACTGTAATTTGCAGTTCCAGAACACATATCTGTGAAGGAGATGTTCCCAGGACCTGTTGACATGTACTGAAGTTTATGCAATCTGCTGCAAGGGTCTTAATCCTTTGCCTTGAAGTGCTTGTTTATGGCAAAAAAGATTCTTTTGAAATGGAAAGTTTTGAAAAATACTGATGCATTTGCTATATTCATTGTGTGCCTTGTTAAACGGTGTGAACATAATACATAAATGCAAGAAAATTCACTGAAGCAATAGTGgtagtttttgttttcaccATATTTCTTTTTAGTGAAGAGATGTGGCAAGGCAATATCATTCTGGTACAGTGATACGTTGTCTTGTAGCTGTTAATCTCAGGAAATTAAGATTTAAGTGAACAACCAAAGTGAATCCGACTCACTGGGGTTCCTCAGCAAATAGTTAGGAGTTTGCAAGAGGGGATGGTTGTTCATTCTTGGTTTACAAATGTTTTGAGTGAGCTGCAGTAACGTTCTCCAGTGGAACTGTAATCGTATCTATCCCAGCTGTGTCTCTAGAGATCAGCCGTGGGGAGAGTGGCGATGCTGTGTCTCATGAGATCAGCCGTGGGGAGAGTGGCCGATGCTGTGTCTCATGAGATCAGCCGTGGGGAGAGTGGCCGATGCTGTGTCTCACGAGATCAGCCGTGGGGAGAGTGGCCGATGCTGTGTCTCATGAGATCAGCCGTGGGGAGAGTGGCCGATGCTGTTGTTTTCACGTACAGCTGCTCCAGCGGCTGTCTGTAGGCATACCTGACCTGTCACTGGCTTCCTAGGCCTTCTCCCTGCCTTGACTGTATGCCTTCACTTGGTCTTGTCTGCCTCAACAAGTGCAAGAAACATTTGGCAGTGCAATGTTGTGTCCTGGATGTGGGCAGGGGCCAGGTTGGACAGGGACTAGAGATGCAGAattgattattttatttcaacagCATTTCAACAGCATGGGTGCTTAAACATTTGGCGGGGTCGTCTGATTTGTCATCCCTCACATAGGTTGATGGTAGTACATGGAATTTAAGGTCATTGATAGAACAAGGTATGAAAAGATTTCTCTAACCTTTCAACAACCTTACAAAAACCTTAAATTCCACCTACTAACACTAAACTGctatttgattgaaaacaaaGATGAAGTatagaaaacagaaaatgtaaGTGTAAAAACTGTAGCCATTTCGACTGACAATGACCTGTCTACAAGCCAAGCAGAACAGTATGCAGTGGGTTGTATAAAAAGCCGAAATGCAGTGACTTCTGTGTCTTAGAAAGCTGGTACTCAACAGAATGTGCAGACAAGGCTGTAATTACCTGAACACGGCTCAGCTGGGAGAATACATTTCCCATGGCAGTGGATGACATGTAACCTTGTCCAGGAAACGCTGCCTCATTTACAGCAAATCTGTTTCTACAGCAGCACGTTGCACAACTTGGGGCAGGAAGACAGGCTAGGCCGTTCAGTCGAGTACGTTTTCCTGGAGGTGAATTGGAACTGGCAacctcaacacatacacacaataactCTTGCATCGCCTTGCAtcattgatggatggatggatgcttcattaatcccgagggaaattttaggtcatccagtagcttatacaattTATACATCTTatacaactcacagacacacacacatacataaatcacatacacatagggagaacatgttcacaaggagtggggtggtaacagatacaagaatgggtctgaccctatggtacaatatgcattgattgtgacagtgtagatgcccaggaggaaagtgttccTGTGCTGcttgggagagaggaggggcagcACTAGATCATGTGTGTCCTCAGCTGTCGAGAGCAGTGAACCCGAGACGTTCCTCACTACCAGTGGAGATTGGCCATAAATCCTTGATGCTATGTTTCCCAGTGTAAGGGGCGAGGGTGACTGTGTcacccactgtatgtgtgtttcaacCAGGCATAAATGCAGAGGCCTCTTTGACCAGTGGTGCAAAATGGAAAAAAGCAGCTCTTGCTAATACTAAACAAACCAGAGCTGAAGTGGGTGAGAGCCTTCTGACGTCACGTCAGCGCGTGCACCATTGCACATTCGTCTAAGTAAATGACAAGCAAATGTTGTTTCAGATCTGTCTTTTCTATGCAGATATAAATCCATGAGGAATGTGAGGCACGGTGAAACACAAGCACTAATCCATTATGCACTGGTTGTTTAGAGGTTTATGAGATGCTGTCAGTTGCCTGCCAGACATGACTGTATCATCCACAGCCTGTCACAGTTATGATGTGAAGCAGATCAATCCCAGGCACGAAGCTTGTGTCTTTTTGTGCCCAGGCTTGGCTCGGCTTGCAGGGAGACCTGGTGTGTTTCACGGCTGGTCCTGCTTGCGGTTTGTCCTGCTTGCCACCCATTCAGTTGGACCTCTTACTTGTTTATTGTCTGCCCTGAGAGTCTTTTTATAATGTTTTGTCCTAAAACAGTAACAAAAATGTTATTTGCTTACGTAGAGGTGTGatgggttttttgtttttgaggaGGGAGTCAGAGGAAGTAACTGCATTTGAATGGTTGGTATTATAGCTTGTCTCTGCTGATGTGCCCCGTGTTCCTCTCTGAGTCATCCCTGTGTATTTTATTGAATATACAACCCAAgtgtgcaaacatacacacacacacacacacacacacacacacacaaactcatccgTTGTGGACACATTATACCCCAATCACAGTGGGGCACCAGGACCTTTTCCTGTAAGCTCAGCTTAACTGACCACACTTCTCGACAGCACTCCGGTGCTCTGGTCCTTGTTAACCTGTTAATGCTGGGCACCACAGGGTTCTTCTACCCCCATCCATTCTCTGTCAGGCTCTGCCTTAGCTTGGCCTTGTCTGTTTTTACTCAGGGACCAGTTTCTTTGCACAagtcacttttttttctgttcctgTAAAATAGCAGCGCAGAGCCGCATTTCAGGCCAAAATTAAAGTTTCGCTGTTGACAAAACTCCCCTGACTCTCCCATTTTGTCCCAAAGCCCGAAAATTTCCCCTGTAATTACGCAAACGTCACTTATTCTTGGCTATACAAAACAAAGAGACCAGTGGCCGCTCGGATTGGTCGTAATTTTGGTTTGCGTACCCAGTGACTTGAAGGAAGCAGTGTGAGCTGAAGACTGGTGTTGTAGTTGTCCCCGCAGCAGGAACGGAGAGCCAGCCTGTCATGTTCGCTTACGAAGGGCGAGCCCGGAGAAAGGGTGATGTTGACACACCATGTTGGTGTAACAGCTGGAAGGTGACGGTGGCTCAGCACTGGCTGTATGGATGTGCTGTTTTCTTCACGCAGCCCTGGTGGTGATCCAGCTGACACCAGCTCATTTCAACCCTATCCCTCTGTGTTatgctgatttgtgtgtgtgtgtgtgtgtgtgtgtgtgtgtgtgtgtgtgtgtgtgtgtgtgtgtgtgtgtgtgtgtgtgtgtgtgtgtgtgtgtgtgtgtgtttgcatgaccatgtgtgtgcctgttgggTACGTTTGCTACttccacacatgtgcacaaggGTCCCTCACCCTTTATGAGTTTGTCCTATTGTTTTAGCTTTAGCTCTGTGATTGTCCTAGCCCACGTCCATGGAGACATGCTGGCATGCACTGCCACTTCTGGGGACCCTTACTTTGAACTTTTCGTCTCTTCCCTGGATTGTTTacactctcttctctatctcttctttcCTCAAGGCCGTCTTCTTCACAAGCATAGCTGGTGTgactgtctgtgcgtgtgaacGTGTACCATGTTTGCGTCTTGAGTGGTTTGTGTGCAATTGGAATGTGcccatgggagtgtgtgtgtgtgtgtgtgtgtgtggatctgcgAAAGAAGCTGCACACTGGAGTATGGGGAGCTTTCATTGGACAGGGTTGGTGGGCGGTGTTTCCAGACCGATCCTCGAACCACATCCAGCCCAGAGGATGAAGCAGAGCCAGCCTGCATCTGGAGCTCATTGCAGCTGACGCCACACAAcaccaggagaggagaaggcctatactgatgtgcgtgtgtgtgtatgtgtgtgcatgcatgccttAATGTTTGAATGATTTCAAGTGCCTTACTGTATTATATTCCCCGAACCAGATGAGGGTGAGCATAAGTAAGTGTTTTCTGATAGAGAGAAGTaagataagaaaagaaaaggaacagaGATGTGTTTGTCTCCTGTGTTTGAAAGGTCAGCCTAATCTTCACACACCTCCCCAATGATACAGCAGACATCCCCTGAGTACCTCCATGATGGCATGTCATGACCCACAAGACCACCCTCGGTCGGGAGATTTGCCCTTAATCGTCCTGGTAGTAtccctctcacctctcatccTATCTCGGGTGGCCttctgaaggacacacacacacacacacacacacacacacacacacacatacacatacacatacacacacatcatctgaagatgataccaaaagtatTTGCCTGTAAACACGTACCTCGAGAAATGACACATTTttacatagtgttgctttaaagatCAGCCAAATTTCCATCCACCTCAGCAGACCTTCTCTGGCCACATCCAAGGCCACCGTCCAGCAGGATTTGCCCTTCATCAGCCCCCCACCACTCTGGTCTCAGGTGGCTTTCAGAAgtagacacatgcacacccatacgtgtgcacacacacacacacacacacacacacacacacacagacgcatgcctTTTATGCACATGTTATAATTGTGTGCCGTGGAAAATGAGGCCTAATCCAACGCAGGACTAAGGCAGATGCTTTTCAGATGGCACACAGTTATATCAGAGCACATCACAGCCACTTGCCTGATGTGTGACAGCACTCCGTTCTGGGGGAGATTCAAACAATCGCTTTGAGAAGccgtttttttgggggggttgcAGGCTGAGCTGttgccagagagaaagagtctgggagagacagagccagCGCTAGTGAGCTAATGAAAACACCATGTGCTATTGGCTGAAAATGAGAGAACCGCTCACAGGGTTTTCTCAGGCTATTGCTTTTATATATGCTGTCATGTGTCAGGCTTTTGGTAACAGAACGGTTGCTGCTTTGATGTGGTGTGCGCAAGCTCTTGGACGCCTCTTGATTAATATCCATTTGAATCAGCTAATTTGCCTAAAGTTTGGAGTAAAATAGGGCTGTGATTGATGAATAGATGTTGAATTGCTGATGTATTTTCCCCTCTGGGTCTTGCGCACAATAAACATTCTCCCTTTGATGTGTATTCAATATccagcctgttttgctcatgcATACGTTGTTGTAAAAGCAGTGTTGTCGGATCGATAGGTCACTCCCAGCCGGGTGTGCTTCATTTCTTATCACCCTTGCATGACTTCAAGCCTGACTCAGTTTCCAAAGTGAGAAAATCCTTCCATGGCAAAGGCTACTGCGGAAAACTAATAaaagtgaagagagaaaaaaaataggctGTGGTCCAGAGAAGTCACAATACCCTTAGCCAGCCTCAGTGGAGTTTGGTTAGCCACTCTTCTGACCTTGTTTTTGGTCTTCCTCATATTTAACACAAAGTTTTTTTGGCAGCCAGATGGATTTGACACTCCTAAGGCCATATCTCTTCTGTTTATAAGTTTATCTAAAGTTTGGAGCTCACAGCTTAGCCatctactgagtgtgtgtatctgcatgtgaaaGGGAACACTGTATTTGGAGGTTTGGATGGAGAACAGCTGAATTtatattcttcctctctctatctttcattttgatttttccccctttttttctatGACATGGTaactttcattctctctttctcagttttTTCTCCAAACTATCAAGAGTGAGGTTACAAGACCAGGAATTTGAACAGTGCTCAATTTAGTGAGATTTATTTGGAAAGGCCATGAAAAGTTTCCTTGGATCCACAATCCACTTCCTCTGTAATGAACCACAGTCAAGCCAGAACCTGATGTTATTTCCCTCTGAAATAGAACATGGGTTTTAAACACAGGTCTCAACTACGCTTCGGGGttcttttaaaaatgacttGAGGGTAAACATCACTGTGTAGAGGGATTAACTGTGAGCATGTTTGCTGAAGGTGGATTCCACCTCATATTTGTTACAAATTTAGACCACCGGGAAGTAACATGTATAAACATAGCAGTGGGTGATCAAAGAACTTGGTTTAGAACATAAAGACCACTTGCCAAGGTAAAACTTCAAAATACAGTTTTGGAGCACATTGTTtcaattaagtgtgtgtgtgtttattgtatgggtgggtgggtgggtggtgtgggtgtgtgtgtgtgtgtgtgtgtgtgtgtgtgtgtgtgtgtgtgtgtgtgtgtgtgtgtgtgtgtgtgtgtgtgtgtgtgtgtgtgtgtgtgtgtgtgcgtgcgtgcgtgtgtgtgagtgtgagtgtgagtgtgtgtgtgtgtgtgttcattgaatgagtgggtggtgggtggctgtgtgtgtgtgtgtgtgtgtagcctgtgaGAGATTGGTATTCGTCTGCTTACTGTCACCATCCCGCTTTGGCAGACCCTGTTGTTTCTGTTAGGAGCCATTTCCTCCAGTGCCAGTGGCGGCGTTGGGCCTGTTTGAACTTGAATTAATCAGGCAAATGGCTGGCAAATGGGCACCCTTTTCAAACAATATCGAATCCTCAGACCCTGGCATGGACATCTTTCCTGTATTACCtaatggattgtgtgtgtgtgtgtgtgtgtgtgtgtgtgtgtgtgtgtgtgtgtgtgtgtgtgtgtgtgtgtgtgtgtgtgtgtgtgtgtgtgtgtgtgtgtgtgtgtgtgtgtgtgtgtgtgtgtgtgtgtgtgtgtgtgtgtgtgtgtgtgtgtgtgtgtgtgtgtgtgtgtgtgtgtgtgtgtgcgcgcgcgcgtgcacaTGAGTGCATGCATTTCTGTACGGTGAATGCTGGTAGATGCATTGAAATCTACTTTCTCTAATCTGCTCTGAAGAGACGCTCCTCTGGACGGAGGGGATGGGTCTTGAACACAATCACATCAGTCTGCTTGTGGTTCAGAGTGGCGTGTTGTCTCCTGATTGAAGTGAGGGGGCCACAGACAACGGCTCCATTGGCCAGGTCAACTGGAAATGGTTGGCATGAAGCCAGCCCAGGTTTAAAAGGCCACCACTCTTCTCCGGTTTAGCTGCTTATCGGTGCTGTTAGAACACGGACGCCTGACTTGCTGCGACACGAGCCCATTAGCAATGGCTTGAAGAAGATTCTTTCCCTGTTGAAGATTTCTTCCCCGTTGAAATGTCTTCCCTCTATGACTCGAGTGGTTCGGCCCGGGTCCTAAAATACTAACAGCAATCGTTTATCACCctgagagatgctgaatgaTTTATTGAGTCATATTGACAGTCCCATTGTTTACTTTAGTTTTACAACATATCTCAGCCCAACCAAGGGTGCGGAGGAAATGGATTGGTTTAGTTTTGTCCTATTCATTTTGCTCAATAGTACTCCTTCTTCTGTGGTCAGCTCTATGTTTCTTGAAAAACATTTTCTACTAGCATGAAATATCCCTGTGTGCATATCTTTAATTACATGATGTTTTGGGTTTACTGCCATGTCTTACTTTATATGGACATTGGAATTTctcactctactctactttaaTTCATATGTATTAAGGAGTTACTCTTCATTTTAACAAAACAACTTGCCTATCCAGTATAGAAATATGTGATGTTTAAAAGATAGAACTTGTCCTCACAGTTAAAAAGAAACAACCTTGTAAACAATATTGAGTATAAAGCTGTCTACTGTGCTGAGACACACGGTTTGTAAGCTTctacccccctcacccccctcctcctttttctgCTCCTTGTGTTGCCTGGCGATGTTTTATGAGGGTGCCAGTAAAACAGACAGTGTTGAGCCGCTGCCTGCATTCAGCCTGTGTCTACATGCCtggaatgtgagtgtgtctgtgtggtggaaAACAATGATCTTAGCCCCTGCGTCTCCGCCAGGTATGGCTGTCGGACCGTTTGAAAATGAACCAGTTCCATGCCGTCAATTTTTTCCTGTGTGATATATGATATTACAATGCATTCTAAGTGAatatcattttttaaatgtacagaCTGTCAATGATGGTAATGCTCAACAATGTGATTTTGGCATGTGTGTAAGGTTTCATCGAGGATTAGGAATCTGGATATAGGCATTTGTATGTGTAAGAGGATTGTTTGACAAGGGTAAATCATGATATTCCCAGAGCCTGCTGGCAATCTATAACAGCTCTAATGTAAAACAGGTCAAATATGTTTCAAATACACATTAGAAACATGAAATGGGTTTTGTTCTGACACAATGTCTGTCTGCTATCTACTCTACAGGTGTGCTTCTTGTCTTTGGGGAAACTACTGCTGAATGCTTGTAAACTCGAAATTGCTCCATGGTTTTCaaacatactgtgtgtgttgcgCATCAGCAAAAATCCAAGTTATAATGGAGTGTGATATGACTGTGATATGTAATTAAAATCCTTTGAGGCTCTGCCTGTTGTTGACAATGTCAAAATAAGATCAAGAAATAACATGATGAATGATTCCGTGCCCAtaatttggtgtgtgtttgtgtgtttgtgtgtgtgtgtgtttttgtgtgtgtgggagaaaatAAACCTGTTCTTATTGATTATGATAAACCTGTTCTTATTGATTATGATAATGCAATCTTCACAAAAGCATCTCTTGACACTCACTGTGGCAGCTAGACAAACTGCCCTGAAACTCATATTATTCAGTTGACAATTACCGAGCAATCCCTCACTATAAATCATATCTGATTGTATGTATCTCTAAACAGTAGGAACACGCGGTGTGGGAACACAAAAACAGACGAAGCATACCCACCAAGATACTCTGTTCCTTCTACAGGTCTTCAAGAGCTTTACAATTCAAGGAAAGCCATGATCAGATGTTGTGTGAGAATTCAAATGAGATTTCCTTTATGCATCTGCAAGCTTTTTCCTTCTCGATATATAGAagcagtagagtagagtatattTCAGTCATTGTAgagtggaggagaaaagaggacagCTTTGTCATTCGTGAATGTTTGATATTTTTGGTAGTTCCTCCACTGGAGTATTTCAAACTATAAATGTACCTTATACCATGGAAGAAGGAAAACCAGAAACGGGGGACTGTTGGTATCACTTCaagtgtttgaaaaaaaaaacagacatcctAAATTCGTTAATGAAGCTTGGAATAAATTCTATAATGGaataaaaaacagcaacagagtaaaagttgaaaaaaaagttgaaaagtCCCATCTGTTAATTGTGGTTACAGGCACACAATGCAAACAGAGACCCAGCACATCGGCCGCTGAGAGAGTGGCCCGCTGGAGAGTGTTTTGTCTGCTTTGGGCTCAACAGGAAGCCCTTGACCCCTCGGGTCAGAGGCTGccggacaaaaaaaaaagccctcaaTCTGCCAGCGACGGGGGCCTGCGACACAAAGACCCCCAAGAGCTCCGGAAGCGTTCCCCCTCTCAGGGACGACGTGACTTGCCTGGCCGGGGTGGAGCGCGGAGAGCTTTGAGTTGTGAGTGAAGGATGGGGGTCCTGCTGATGGATGAATGGGGCCTGCGCTGAGTTGTACTGACaggatgagaaagaggagggctctttctctctctttctctctctctctctctctctctttg
Encoded here:
- the ankrd39 gene encoding ankyrin repeat domain-containing protein 39, coding for MAVQEGECSCCSHQQAVPSTHQTLEEMDFERGIWSAALDGDLVRVKSFLKKGTNPNMKDNAGYTALHYASRGGHESVCELLLGNGACPSPQTRGGATPLHRAAYCGHLAVARLLLKFNADPQKCDDDGSSPLHKAAEQGHVEVCKLLLKHCPALQTQRDKKSRAPQHLVPANSPLQQLLYNTQNDGTPSDLSSDTSCHMPQIDQSP